A part of Haloarchaeobius sp. HME9146 genomic DNA contains:
- a CDS encoding translation initiation factor — protein MAKDSTAFDDLDIDLLGDLDRSEAQLSVRVERRRYGKPMTIVEGFPPDVDLGKLASKLKRAAGAGGTVQDDRIEIQGDQVDRVVELLRADGYTV, from the coding sequence ACCTCGATATCGACCTGCTGGGAGACCTGGACCGTTCGGAAGCACAGCTCTCCGTCCGGGTCGAGCGCCGCCGCTACGGGAAACCGATGACCATCGTGGAGGGATTCCCGCCGGACGTCGACCTCGGGAAACTCGCGAGCAAGTTGAAGCGTGCTGCAGGCGCGGGTGGCACCGTCCAGGACGACAGAATCGAGATACAGGGCGACCAGGTCGACCGAGTGGTCGAACTGCTCCGCGCCGACGGATACACCGTCTGA
- a CDS encoding PAS domain-containing protein, with product MTRSSGARPASFRTISVDAPVAVLLVAPDEDAVALDGRSGFTVTRVDSAAAVEQVLASDQCVDCVVHATETGTAPETLATVRSHTDAPYLLFGADPTSEVLETVLSAPATEYLPRLESGRSDLLATRIRRAVTRARLEHDLQLKDRAIDQAGVGITIAGPDESLVYVNDGFEEMTGYSAEEVIGKNCRFLQGEDTDPETVASIRDAIDANEPISVVLKNYDADGEPFWNQLDIAPVFDEDGEVTHYFGFQKNVTEREELGHELRRQNERLEEFASVVSHDIRGPLSVARGHVETVAEQTPSDGLAAALAALDRIERMVGDVLTLAREGEVVADPEPVGLEAVVTRAWQTGETGDLAIAVEGNLGMIEADPDRLQTLFENLFRNVADHATGATTVTVGRLDSAVESGFYVADDGPGIPEAERESVFEQGFTTDTDGTGFGLAIVERIAEAHGWSVTVEESETGGARFVIS from the coding sequence GTGGTGCTCGACCGGCCAGTTTCCGGACCATCTCGGTCGACGCCCCGGTCGCGGTGCTCCTCGTCGCGCCGGACGAGGACGCCGTCGCCCTCGACGGCCGCTCCGGGTTCACCGTCACCCGCGTGGACTCGGCTGCCGCCGTCGAGCAGGTGCTCGCGTCCGACCAGTGCGTCGACTGCGTGGTCCACGCCACCGAGACCGGAACAGCCCCGGAGACGCTGGCGACCGTCCGGTCCCACACCGATGCCCCCTACCTGCTGTTCGGTGCCGACCCCACCTCGGAGGTCCTCGAAACGGTCCTCTCTGCGCCCGCCACCGAGTACCTGCCCCGGCTCGAGTCCGGCCGTTCTGACCTGCTCGCGACCCGGATTCGACGTGCCGTGACCCGGGCCCGGCTCGAACACGACCTGCAGTTGAAAGACCGGGCGATCGACCAGGCGGGCGTCGGCATCACCATCGCCGGCCCCGACGAGTCGCTCGTGTACGTGAACGACGGGTTCGAGGAGATGACGGGCTACAGCGCCGAGGAGGTCATCGGGAAGAACTGTCGGTTCCTGCAAGGCGAAGACACCGACCCGGAGACGGTGGCCTCGATTCGGGACGCCATCGACGCCAACGAACCCATATCCGTCGTGTTGAAGAACTACGACGCCGACGGGGAGCCGTTCTGGAACCAGCTCGACATCGCCCCCGTGTTCGACGAGGACGGCGAGGTCACCCACTACTTCGGATTCCAGAAGAACGTGACCGAACGGGAGGAACTCGGCCACGAACTCCGCCGGCAGAACGAGCGCCTCGAGGAGTTCGCGAGCGTCGTGAGCCACGACATCCGGGGACCACTCAGCGTCGCGAGGGGCCACGTCGAGACGGTCGCCGAACAGACCCCCTCGGACGGACTGGCGGCGGCACTGGCGGCCCTCGACCGCATCGAGCGCATGGTCGGCGACGTGTTGACGCTCGCCCGCGAGGGCGAGGTCGTGGCGGACCCCGAGCCGGTCGGCCTCGAGGCGGTCGTGACCAGGGCCTGGCAGACCGGAGAGACCGGCGACCTCGCCATCGCAGTCGAAGGAAATCTCGGTATGATCGAGGCCGACCCCGACCGTCTGCAGACGCTGTTCGAGAACCTGTTCCGCAATGTCGCCGACCATGCGACGGGCGCGACCACCGTCACCGTCGGCCGCCTCGATTCCGCGGTAGAATCCGGGTTCTACGTCGCCGACGACGGCCCCGGTATCCCCGAAGCCGAGCGCGAGTCGGTGTTCGAGCAAGGGTTCACCACCGACACGGATGGGACCGGGTTCGGCCTCGCCATCGTCGAGCGCATCGCGGAGGCCCACGGCTGGTCGGTGACGGTCGAAGAAAGCGAAACTGGTGGTGCTCGGTTCGTAATCTCGTAG